One stretch of Harmonia axyridis chromosome 1, icHarAxyr1.1, whole genome shotgun sequence DNA includes these proteins:
- the LOC123681741 gene encoding dnaJ homolog subfamily C member 1, protein MNCFWIFLIFIPQICSAWDSDQLEIFDVVEEVQENFYNLLNVTNDASHDQIKSAFRKLSLKLHPDKNVDRDTSAEFRNLVSVYEVLKTPSKRKYYDDILKNGLPNWRNAVYYYRYVRKMGMTEVCIILFTIITIGQYLVNWAAYLEKKYELEQTRKKKRKDRDKIEEYVLEKPSFYDTLPIQIPRLAWFIITSLPYAIVSMKSMLTYHIQETIKKPPLEEPQVEIPKIKTVRKRNKGFLIPEGPNFETTYNPKTSQDSSTNAPLISGGLWTDDDLAELIKLIKKYPGGSSNRWEVIADSLGRSVPEVTYMAAKVKENGYRLPNEEEKVLEPLAAKIKTKKDALLPEETKEVHSWNQDQQKALEEALLKFPKGCNDRWDRIAEHVPNKSKEECMLRFRFLAENLKRQKGKQLEEDLEKAKNNTNE, encoded by the exons ATGAATTGTTTTTggatatttcttattttcatccCACAAATATGTTCAGCATGGGATTCAgatcaattagaaatatttgATGTCGTCGAAGAAGTACAAGAAAATTTCTATAATCTTTTAAATGTTACAAAT GATGCTTCTCATGATCAAATTAAATCAGCATTCAGAAAACTTTCATTGAAACTACACCCAGACAAAAATGTAGACAGAGACACATCAGCAGAATTTAGGAATTTAGTTAGTGTTTATGAAGTTCTCAAGACACCATCCAAGAGAAAATATTATGATGACATTCTTAAAAATGGCTTGCCAAATTGGAGAAATGCAGTATATTACTATCGATATGTTCGTAAAATGGGAATGACAGAAgtttgtattattttatttacaattattACTATTGGACAATATCTGGTGAATTGGGCAGCatatttagagaaaaaatatgaattg GAGCAAACCAGGAAAAAGAAAAGGAAAGATAGGGATAAAATAGAAGAATATGTATTGGAAAAACCTTCTTTTTATGACACATTACCAATACAAATACCTCGATTGGCCTGGTTCATTATTACATCTTTACCTTATGCAATTGTTTCTATGAAGTCTATGCTCACTTACCATATTcaagaaacaataaaaaagccTCCATTGGAAGAACCTCAGGTTGAAATTCCTAAGATTAAAACTGTTCGTAAAAGAAATAAGGGATTTTTAATTCCAGAAG gtCCAAATTTTGAAACAACTTATAATCCCAAAACTTCCCAAGATTCATCCACAAATGCACCTCTTATCAGTGGTGGTCTCTGGACAGATGATGATCTGGCCGAACTTATTAAACTAATCAAGAAATATCCTGGAGGTTCAAGCAATCGCTGGGAGGTTATAGCAGATTCACTTGGCCGTTCAGTTCCCGAAGTAACATATATGGCAGCCAAAGTGAAAGAAAATGGATATCGACTACCTAATGAAGAGGAAAAAGTTTTAGAGCCTCTTGCTGCcaaaataaaaaccaaaaagGACGCTCTTTTACCAGAAGAAACGAAAGAAGTACACAGTTGGAATCAAGATCAACAGAAAGCATTGGAAGAAGCACTCCTTAAATTTCCAAAAGGATGTAATGATAGATGGGATAGAATAGCAGAACATGTACCAAATAAGAGTAAA GAAGAATGTATGTTAAGGTTCAGATTCTTAGCCGAAAACTTGAAAAGGCAGAAAGGAAAACAACTGGAAGAAGATTTGGAAAaagcaaaaaataatacaaatgaGTAA
- the LOC123681737 gene encoding uncharacterized protein LOC123681737 codes for MRQNTSNEKVLLPLFSEFNVEDTHPFVLYKFHRNYDGLIGADFLNKYGINLNFQDQILENEFCNIPFKYQQVCQNPTKIPVDLSHLESKISNQLMKILQTNENVLQLPNQPLSFSSRIKHKIRTTDDVPVHCKIYRYPEVHREEVKKQLKDLLDKNIIRPSISPWSFPVVIVPKKEDLSGKVKWRMAIDYRKLNDKTIDDKYPLPQIDSILDKLGNKKYFTTLDLASGFHQIEMDEESIEKTAFTVDNGHYEFLRMPFGLKNAPATFQRLMNNTLKDYIGKICHIYMDDIIIFSETVEQHLADIHTILETLMKDDMKIQLDKCHFFKTEIEFLGHIITPEGIKPNPKKLEAVTKFPIPKTPKEIKSFLGLVGYYRKFIPNFAKIAKPLTACLKKEAKIDIDDIKYVEAFQVLKRNLLNHPILCYPDFNKPFVLTTDASGYAIGSVLSQGTPPGDLPVAYASRTLSQSEIKYSTIEKELLAILFSCKFFRPYLYGRKFIIYTDHKPLTWLFSLKEPNSRLMRWRIKLEEFDYEIRYRKGSMNNADALSRIVIENEINFENFIKLNEINEITDSPNVKEKEGNLFKAPKNYALAHCVSKDFHMSRGIAVCFKNKYGNIEKLKSQNKMIGQVAKIRKDNRNIYYLITKENYYDKPTYENVFKSLMELREICEINNEKYLAIPRISSGLDRLKWSTIFNMIKYIFLNLNIKITIFYLPNKNGNEIKQIKASNMQMNDLNEIEEINNGIEDDLVSIINQVTDEELDECLELLNAGECENDDSNENEDENIIDFETSNVIIHDDVTIHSSIENPIFEIPYTERSINSANLQVIFKKASNYDVTKIKLFGEKLRFLVSVNSVETDLCRFIREYLRPKSPYTIYFKSLELEKPLIRILQEKFDYKSLDLKISRTLVEDVEDKEEQLLRMKQFHETKTSHRGLRENLLSLKRKYYWPNMNKDIQNYINTCEICQKSKYERTPVQLQFKPNPVGTKPFTHVYCDTIKFNQTNCLSVIDSFSRFGQCYPLLQKTGSEIMDKLLIYFSHYGIPNKITCDNGIEFKNNVIQDFCKVHKIEIHYITNYNPNSNALVERFHSTLIEQLRTIGNKNLTFQNKLAQALLSYNNSNHSSLEMTPMEIIKADLNYSLPIERTHNEQIQNYVENYLENFNDISKHLEKRQEKNLARLEKTNKKRSADRPLNENPTYIKNPKTRKLDPAFKRIDASEIDSHRIQDSKNKHIYHKKIMKQRKK; via the coding sequence ATGAGACAAAacacttcaaatgaaaaagtcttattgcctttattttctgaatttaacgTAGAAGATACTCATCCATTTGtactttataaatttcatagaaattatgATGGCTTAATAGGAGCAGATTTTTTGAACAAGTATGGAATCAATTTGAACTTTCAAGAtcaaattttagaaaatgaattttgcaacATTCCTTTCAAATACCAACAAGTATGTCAAAATCCAACGAAAATCCCAGTGGATCTTTCTCATTTAGAATCAAAAATAAGTAATCAActtatgaaaattttacaaacaaacgaaaatgtATTACAATTACCCAATCAACCTTTATCTTTTTCTAGTAGAATCAAACATAAGATTCGAACAACCGATGATGTTCCGGTTCATTGCAAAATTTATAGATATCCCGAAGTACACAGGGAAGAAGTCAAAAAACAACTAAAAGATTTAttagataaaaatattattcgacCAAGTATTTCCCCCTGGTCTTTCCCAGTAGTTATAGTCCCAAAGAAAGAGGACTTATCAGGAAAAGTAAAATGGCGAATGGCCATCGATTATAGAAAACTGAATGATAAAACAATTGATGATAAATATCCTTTACCCCAAATTGATAGTATCCTAGATAAATTAggaaataaaaagtattttacGACACTTGACCTTGCCTCAGGCTTTCATCAAATCGAAATGGACGaagaatcaatagaaaaaacgGCTTTTACTGTAGATAATGGACATTACGAATTTTTAAGAATGCCATTTGGTTTAAAAAACGCACCAGCTACATTTCAGCGATTGATGAATAATACTTTGAAAGATTATATAGGaaaaatttgtcatatttatatggatgacataattattttttcagaaacagtAGAACAGCATTTGGCTGATATTCATACTATATTGGAAACACTTATGAAAGAtgatatgaaaattcaattagatAAATGTCATTTCTTCAAAACAGAAATCGAATTTTTAGGTCACATTATAACTCCAGAAGGAATAAAACCTaatccaaaaaaattagaaGCAGTAACTAAATTTCCAATTCCTAAAACACCGAAAGAAATCAAATCTTTCCTTGGTTTAGTAGGatattatagaaaattcattCCAAATTTTGCAAAGATAGCAAAACCTTTAACTGCGTGTTTAAAAAAAGAAGCGaaaattgatattgatgatataaaatatgtagaagCTTTTCAGGTTCTGAAACGTAACCTTTTAAACCATCCAATCCTATGTTATCCTGATTTTAATAAACCTTTCGTGCTTACGACAGATGCATCCGGATATGCAATCGGTTCAGTCCTTTCTCAAGGTACTCCACCAGGTGATTTACCTGTAGCGTATGCTAGTCGTACTCTCAGCCAATCGGAAATAAAATATAGCACCATAGAAAAGGAGCTTTTGGCTATTTTATTCAGTTGCAAATTTTTTAGACCCTATTTGTACGgaagaaaatttataatttatacggATCATAAACCATTAACttggttattttcattaaaagaaCCAAATTCTCGCCTTATGCGATGGCGAATTAAATTAGAGGAATTTGACTATGAAATTAGATACAGAAAAGGTTCAATGAATAATGCAGATGCATTGAGCAGAAttgttatagaaaatgaaattaattttgaaaattttataaagctgaatgaaataaatgaaataacggATTCTCCAAATGTAAAAGAGAAAGAAGGTAATTTATTTAAAGCCCCTAAAAATTATGCATTAGCGCATTGTGTTTCTAAAGACTTCCACATGAGTCGAGGTATAGCCGTctgttttaaaaataaatacggaaatattgaaaaactgaaatcGCAAAATAAAATGATAGGTCAAGTTGCCAAGATTCGAAAAGATAataggaatatttattatttaataacgaaagaaaattattatgataaaCCTACGTACGAAAATGTATTTAAATCTCTAATGGAACTGAGagaaatttgtgaaataaataatgaaaaatatttagcaaTACCTCGTATAAGTAGCGGATTAGACCGATTGAAATGGTCtacaatttttaatatgataaaatatatttttctgaatttgaatataaaaattactatATTCTATTTACCAAATAAGAATGGTAATGAAATAAAGCAAATCAAagcatcaaatatgcaaatgaatgatttgaacgaaatcgaagaaataaataatggtattgaagatgaCTTAGTGTCAATAATTAATCAAGTTACTGACGAAGAACTTGATGAATGCTTGGAATTACTAAATGCAGGTGAATGCGAAAATGATGATtccaatgaaaatgaagatgaaaatataattgatttcgaAACTTCAAACGTGATTATACACGATGATGTAACCATTCACAGTAGTATAGAAAACCCTATCTTTGAAATACCTTATACGGAGAGAAGTATAAACTCCGCGAATTTAcaagtcatatttaaaaaagcATCGAATTATGATGTtacgaaaattaaattattcggagaaaaattaagatttcttGTATCAGTAAATTCTGTCGAAACAGATTTATGTAGATTTATTCGAGAATATTTACGTCCAAAAAGTCCTTATACAATATACTTCAAATCATTAGAATTAGAAAAACCTCTTATacgaattttgcaagagaaattcGATTATAAGAgccttgatttgaaaatatcgagAACATTAGTAGAAGATGTTGAAGACAAGGAGGAACAACTCCTTAGAATGAAACAATTCCATGAAACCAAAACTTCACATCGTGGATTACGCGAAAATTTATTAAGTTTGAAAAGAAAGTATTATTggccgaatatgaataaagatattcagaattatataaatacatgtgaaatttgtcaaaaatctaaatatgaaagaactccaGTTCAACTTCAATTTAAACCAAATCCCGTTGGTACAAAACCTTTTACTCATGTCTACTGTGACACGATTAAATTTAATCAAACAAATTGTTTAAGCGTGATAGATTCTTTTTCCAGATTTGGACAATGCTATCCTTTGTTACAAAAGACAGGATCAGAAATTAtggacaaattattaatttattttagtcATTATGGAATCCCTAACAAAATTACTTGTGATAATGGGatcgaatttaaaaataatgtaataCAAGATTTTTGCAAAGTCCATAAAATCGAAATACATTACATCACGAATTATAACCCAAATTCAAACGCATTAGTTGAAAGATTTCATTCTACTCTCATAGAACAATTGAgaacaattggaaataaaaatttgacttttcaaaataaattagctcaagccttattaagttataataattcaaatcattcgAGTCTAGAGATGACTCCAATGGAAATCATCAAAGCcgatttaaattattctttacCCATTGAAAGAACTCATaatgaacaaattcaaaattatgttgaaaattacttagaaaatttcaacgatatttcaaaacatttagaaaaacgacaagagaaaaacttggcccgtttagaaaaaacaaataagaaAAGATCTGCTGATCGTCCCTTAAATGAAAATCCAACGTATATTAAAAATCCGAAAACAAGAAAACTCGACCCAGCGTTCAAAAGAATCGACGCAAGTGAAATAGACTCACATCGTATTCAAGattcgaaaaataaacatatttatcataagaaaattatgAAGCAACGAAAGAAgtaa
- the LOC123670553 gene encoding exosome complex component RRP46: MEANMTNKEILELKCEFDTLTRPDGSILFCEGETTVLAGLYGPVECKGSKMLTDKALIEMNYRPKSGLPCVQDRFFEATLKNTCEAALAAALHPRSSIIITIQEMHNNGQLLSCAINAACLACLDSNIDMKFLFASTTCFLINDGSLQIETPPIKENIQAVFVFTFDSIKGDVVVSHTEGVFSVEKYKLALEKCREQSKYVFEFIKSKITNRITQT; this comes from the exons ATGGAAGCAAATATGACTAACAAAGAGATATTAGAACTCAAATGTGAATTCGATACACTTACTCGTCCTGATGGTTCTATACTATTTTGTGAAG gaGAAACAACTGTTTTAGCAGGACTGTATGGCCCTGTTGAATGCAAAGGATCGAAAATGTTGACTGATAAAGCTTTAATAGAAATGAATTATAGACCGAAATCTGGTCTTCCCT GTGTTCAAGACAGGTTTTTTGAAGCGACACTAAAAAATACTTGTGAAGCTGCGTTAGCTGCTGCTTTACATCCTAGGTCCTCTATTATAATAACTATTCAAGAAATGCATAATAATGGACAA TTACTATCCTGTGCCATCAATGCTGCTTGCCTGGCTTGTTTAGATTCTAAcattgatatgaaatttttgtttgcaTCTACAACATGTTTTCTCATCAATGATGGTAGTCTCCAGATTGAAACACCTCCTATAAAAGAAAATATACAGGCTGTATTTGTATTCACTTTTGATAGTATTAAAGGTGATGTGGTTGTATCACACACGGAAGGAGttttttctgtagaaaagtACAAATTAGCATTAGAGAAATGTAGAGAGCAAAGTAAATATGtttttgaattcataaaaagtaaaataacaaaTAGAATAACTCAAACTTAG
- the LOC123672239 gene encoding uncharacterized protein LOC123672239 — MPYAEGYRYCLTCVDRFTRWPEAIPLQNQEASTIAKEFYTNWIARFGTPLRITTDQGRQFESSLFNELCKLTGTNHIRTTAYHPAANGMVERIHRQLKAAIKCHNNDRWTETLPSVLLGMRAAWRDDMKATAAEMVYGEPLRLPGGFLSTSTDDGADTADFVVDLRQQIRRIRPINANHHGERPSFVFKELDTSPFVFVRHEGPKLGLQKPYDGPYEVLRRDPKHFIKINDKETTVTIDRLKPAYIFDNLENEEHEEDHTEDPVENEANDQAIFPETRKTRSGRKVHFPKKYLTMIS; from the coding sequence ATGCCGTACGCCGAAGGTTACCGATACTGCCTCACCTGTGTCGACCGATTTACCAGATGGCCAGAAGCAATCCCCCTTCAGAACCAGGAAGCATCCACCATCGCTAAGGAGTTCTACACCAATTGGATAGCGAGGTTCGGCACTCCACTCCGGATAACCACAGATCAAGGGAGACAATTCGAGTCAAGCCTGTTCAACGAGCTATGTAAGTTGACTGGCACGAACCACATCCGAACCACCGCCTACCACCCAGCAGCCAACGGTATGGTAGAAAGAATCCATCGACAGCTTAAGGCAGCAATCAAATGCCACAACAACGACAGATGGACCGAAACGCTTCCCAGTGTCCTCCTAGGGATGAGAGCAGCCTGGCGGGATGACATGAAAGCAACCGCTGCAGAAATGGTATACGGAGAGCCATTAAGATTGCCTGGAGGATTTCTATCTACAAGTACGGATGACGGTGCGGACACAGCCGACTTCGTAGTGGATCTGAGGCAACAAATAAGAAGAATTAGACCTATCAACGCCAACCACCACGGAGAACGACCCAGCTTCGTGTTCAAGGAATTGGATACGTCACCGTTCGTTTTCGTCCGACATGAGGGCCCAAAATTAGGCTTGCAGAAACCCTACGACGGACCATACGAAGTTTTGAGGAGAGACCCAAAACATTTCATCAAGATCAATGACAAGGAAACGACGGTGACAATCGACCGATTAAAACCAGCCTACATATTTGACAATCTCGAAAATGAAGAGCATGAGGAAGATCACACAGAAGATCCAGTAGAAAACGAAGCCAATGATCAAGCTATATTCCCGGAAACGAGGAAAACCAGATCCGGTAGGAAGGTACATTTCCCAAAGAAGTACCTAACAATGATTTCGTAA